The sequence ATCTGTAAAAGTATTGTCTGACATTTTAGGCAAGATGCAAAAAAGGGGTTTTCAGAATGCTATTATTTATGAAAATCTTTTTGTTGGATAACGAACCGGAAATTCTTCCTTCCACCAAGAATCCTGAACATTTAAAATTACATAAGGATAATCCACCCAAAATCTCGGTGGCTTTAGCTTAGCTAAATCCCAAATTTTCATCGAGACTATTCCAGCCTCAGCAGTTTTTGGCTGCTTTTATATACACAAGTATTGTGTAATGGAATTATAATTCCTTTCCAAAAATAAAGACATCTTCAATTTTTGATTTAAAGATTTTAGAAATATCGTATGCCAATCTCAAGGATGGGTTGTATTTTCCCTTTTCAAGAAAAACAATTGTTTCTCTTCTAACTTCAACCAATTTTGCTAAATCTAATTGCGTTAGATTTTCGCGTGCTCTCAACTCCTTAATTCTATTATTCATCGAATTTGAGTTTTACAATATATTTTGAAATTGCCCAAATTAAACAAGAAATCAAAATTCCACCTCCTAACATAGTTTCTACATTTGGGAACATTCCTTTTGCTACAAAAATAATAAGCCACATATACATTGATGCCATATAAGCATAATACCCGGTCTTATATTTCATGCGGGTGCTTAATTCATCATCAGTTGGCAATCCATCTTTTTCTTGCTGTTCTTTTTTATTAGCATTGAAGAATGCAATAATTCCACCGATAATAATTAAGGCAAAAATCACAATATTTAAACCTTGAAACAAGTCAGTTCCATTTTTAAGTATAATAAAACCTAAAACAAATCCCATGGTTGAAAATACAATTACCAACATTATTTTTTTACTTTTCTTCATAATCTAACTTTAAAAATGTTATTAATATCTAACACAAAGATAGAATTATATAACATTACAATTCAACATTTTTTTTAATTTTTTTAAATAATTAGATTTGGATCATTTATTTTGTTGAATTTCAAAAGTTTGCATACAAGCTCAGTTTAAAATAAAAGATCAAAATTTAGAATTTTCATCTGAATATTTCCTCTTTTAGCTTTGATATTTTGATATTAAAAAGAAAAAACCTACTCAAAATCTTGCTAACTTGCGTATAGTTCAATCCCGAATGTTCACCGGGACTATGCCCGGCTCAGTAGTTTCTCGCTGTTTTTATATTCTTTGGTGTTACAGGGCGTTTATATTTGTCCTTCATGCAAATCCCAAATTGGAAAACACATTTCATAGTCATTCCAAATAATATCCCCATATTCAATTGAATAAGACTGAAACAATTGTTTGTCTTGGTACTTTTTTGTCATTGGGTTTTTAGCTTTTTTTAGAAATTCCCAAAAATCAATGGTCTTTTCAATACCATCAGAAAATTGAAATTTAATTCGGTATTCTCCCAAATAATCTGCTTTTTGAATTGATACTATCATTGCCCTATATTTTTTTCGTTATTCTTTCTGTCGCAATTTCTTTATTGAAAACAAAAAAGTCCACCCATTTTCGAATAATATCATCTCTATAATATTCAACAAGTTTTTTGAATTTTTTTAAATTTTGTGCATCAAGAGGTTCTTTCCCTGAAACGGTTTTTATTTCGACTTCCACAAATTTTCCATTTTCATATATTATTTCAGCTTTACTTTCTTTTCCCTGATATTTGCAATGTACATGAATTGGTTCATGTTCACGGGAGTAGAATAAAACAATTAATCCAAAATATTCATAAAGTTTAGGCATCTCTTTTTTTAGCAAATTTACAAAATTGTTCTGATATTTTTTAAAAGTAATAATTGTTCTGTGTCTGCAACGTCAGTTAGTCGCATTTTACCATCAAGTGCTAATAATTTCAAACGGCTACAATTTGTAGCCACTTCACTTCCTTCCTTTTTAAGTCTGGTTTTCAATACACTCCAGCATTTTCTTGGGTTTTCACTATCAGTCAGAACTCCAATAACATCAATAATGGAGAAATACCACTTTTCATTTTCTTCGTTCCAGTGAATCCTAACTCGCTGGTCTTGAAATAGTTTTATTGCATTTTCTTTTGTCATATTTTTTTTCAAAAAGTCAAATTCAAAACTAATCAATATTTTTTATGTCTGTATTTTATTTGGAAACGGATTTTACAATGAATGCCAACATTAGTATAAACAGAAAATTCCGTTTATTTCATTATTATTATTAAATTTATATTTAAATCTCATCGAAAGGATTATTAATATCATTGAACTTTGTGCCTGATACATGTGCGAAAATTTCTGTTGTTGCACTCGATTCATGTTCTATTATTGATTGGCTTTGTTATAAATTAATTTAGATTAAAAATACCATTGCAAAAATATAAGAATTCTGTATTCTCGCAAAGTATTTTTATCTTTTTTCCTTTGATTTTATCCCTTAGAGATTTGCCAGTATTGCATCAACTCAAATTTTCTTTTGCTTGATGAACCGCTATGTACGAGACCCGTACGCTTAGTGGTGTGAGAGGTGCACTGGTGGCTATTTTGCCATCAGCCGCCTACTCGATTAGGCACCGTAATTTCTTTGTAATAAAACCTTTCCCAATATTCTGGTGCTCTGAATTTTCTAACCAACCTATTATATTCT comes from Bacteroidota bacterium and encodes:
- a CDS encoding DUF2442 domain-containing protein; translation: MIVSIQKADYLGEYRIKFQFSDGIEKTIDFWEFLKKAKNPMTKKYQDKQLFQSYSIEYGDIIWNDYEMCFPIWDLHEGQI
- a CDS encoding helix-turn-helix transcriptional regulator, translated to MNNRIKELRARENLTQLDLAKLVEVRRETIVFLEKGKYNPSLRLAYDISKIFKSKIEDVFIFGKEL
- a CDS encoding DUF4160 domain-containing protein, coding for MPKLYEYFGLIVLFYSREHEPIHVHCKYQGKESKAEIIYENGKFVEVEIKTVSGKEPLDAQNLKKFKKLVEYYRDDIIRKWVDFFVFNKEIATERITKKI